In one Echinicola marina genomic region, the following are encoded:
- a CDS encoding DUF2795 domain-containing protein, giving the protein MYWTLELASYLEDAPWPATKDELIDYAIRSGAPLEVVENLQELEDDGEPYENIEEIWPDYPTKDDFFFNEDEY; this is encoded by the coding sequence ATGTATTGGACTTTAGAACTTGCGTCTTACTTGGAAGATGCTCCGTGGCCAGCAACAAAAGATGAATTAATCGATTACGCTATTCGTTCTGGAGCTCCCCTTGAAGTAGTCGAGAACCTTCAAGAGCTTGAAGATGATGGCGAGCCGTATGAAAACATTGAAGAGATATGGCCTGATTATCCTACAAAGGATGACTTCTTCTTCAATGAAGATGAATATTAA
- the ettA gene encoding energy-dependent translational throttle protein EttA has translation MSDEKIIFSMAGVSKIYPPQKKVLKDIYLSFFYGAKIGVLGLNGSGKSSLLKIIAGVDKEFLGEVVWSPGYSVGMLEQEPQLDPDKTVKEVVEEAVAETVGLLKEFEEINEKFMDPALMEDPDAMNKLIERQGEVQEKLDAANAWELDVMLDKAIDALRLPPSDAIVKNLSGGEKRRVALCRLLLQEPDVLLLDEPTNHLDAESVLWLEQHLKQYKGTVIAVTHDRYFLDNVAGWILELDRGEGIPWKGNYSSWLDQKQKRLQQEEKTESKRQKTLERELDWIRMTPKAKQAKGKARLNAYEKLVGEEAKEREAKLELYIPPGPRLGSKVIEVNGVSKSFGDKLLFEDLEFALPQGGIVGVIGPNGAGKSTLFKLITGNEKPDSGSFEVGETVQLSYVDQEHDNLNPEKTVYQTISEGNENIKLGNREMNARAYVSKFNFSGSDQEKKVGVLSGGERNRVHLALTLKENGNLLLLDEPTNDLDVNTLRSLEEALENFGGCAVVISHDRWFLDRICTHILAFEGDSQVYWFEGNFSDYEENKKKRLGDVTPKRIKYRKIK, from the coding sequence ATGAGTGACGAGAAAATTATATTTTCAATGGCGGGGGTGTCAAAAATTTACCCTCCTCAGAAGAAAGTGTTGAAAGATATTTATCTATCGTTTTTTTACGGAGCCAAGATCGGGGTACTTGGTCTTAACGGCTCTGGGAAGAGTTCCTTGTTGAAGATCATCGCAGGGGTGGATAAGGAGTTTTTAGGGGAAGTGGTATGGTCTCCTGGTTATTCGGTGGGTATGCTGGAGCAGGAACCGCAGTTGGATCCCGATAAAACGGTTAAAGAAGTTGTAGAGGAAGCTGTAGCCGAAACCGTTGGTTTGCTGAAGGAGTTTGAGGAAATCAATGAAAAATTCATGGACCCCGCCTTGATGGAGGATCCGGATGCTATGAATAAATTAATAGAGCGCCAGGGGGAAGTGCAGGAAAAGCTTGATGCTGCCAATGCTTGGGAGTTGGATGTGATGTTGGACAAAGCAATTGATGCTTTGAGGCTTCCTCCAAGTGATGCGATTGTCAAGAATTTATCCGGAGGTGAAAAAAGAAGGGTGGCGCTTTGTCGTTTGTTGCTGCAAGAGCCAGATGTGTTATTGTTGGATGAACCTACCAACCACTTAGATGCTGAGTCTGTGCTTTGGCTAGAGCAGCATCTTAAGCAATATAAAGGGACAGTAATAGCGGTAACCCACGACAGGTACTTTTTGGATAATGTGGCCGGATGGATTTTGGAGTTGGACCGTGGTGAAGGTATTCCTTGGAAAGGTAATTATAGCAGCTGGCTAGATCAAAAGCAGAAAAGGTTACAGCAAGAAGAGAAGACAGAGTCCAAACGTCAAAAGACCCTAGAGAGAGAGCTTGATTGGATCAGAATGACCCCTAAGGCAAAGCAGGCTAAGGGCAAGGCCCGTTTGAATGCTTATGAGAAGCTCGTTGGAGAAGAAGCCAAGGAGAGGGAGGCTAAGCTAGAATTGTATATTCCTCCAGGGCCAAGGTTGGGGTCCAAGGTGATAGAGGTGAACGGTGTTTCTAAATCATTTGGTGATAAACTGCTTTTTGAAGATTTGGAATTTGCATTGCCACAAGGTGGAATTGTTGGTGTGATTGGTCCAAATGGAGCTGGTAAATCGACTTTGTTTAAACTAATTACAGGCAATGAAAAGCCTGACAGCGGAAGCTTTGAAGTGGGTGAAACTGTTCAGCTTTCCTATGTGGATCAGGAACATGATAATTTAAACCCTGAAAAAACAGTTTATCAGACCATCTCTGAAGGTAATGAAAACATTAAACTGGGTAATAGGGAAATGAATGCCAGGGCTTATGTGAGTAAGTTTAATTTTTCTGGTTCTGATCAAGAGAAAAAAGTAGGAGTGTTGTCTGGGGGAGAAAGAAACAGGGTGCATTTGGCCCTTACCTTAAAGGAAAATGGTAACCTATTATTGCTTGATGAGCCTACCAATGATTTGGATGTAAATACCTTGAGATCTTTAGAGGAGGCCTTGGAGAATTTTGGAGGATGTGCAGTGGTAATATCTCACGACAGATGGTTCTTGGACAGAATTTGCACACATATTTTGGCTTTTGAAGGAGATTCCCAAGTGTATTGGTTTGAAGGCAATTTCAGCGATTATGAGGAGAATAAGAAAAAGAGATTAGGTGATGTGACACCTAAAAGGATTAAGTACAGGAAAATAAAATAA
- a CDS encoding LiaF transmembrane domain-containing protein produces the protein MSGRMSNADGGRFTTGLIVVSVGLILLIRKLGIEIPDWIFSWPMIFVAIGLVVMAKHNFRSGFGAFMLLFGGFFLLKDELHFFPVGLGAFVVPIILILLGLFLMMTRKQPKFNGFSGFGSANQEDIKGKGKGVGETFMSDSSYDFRTGSKSSYSDDLDMLNSQALFCGIQKRVQSKNFKGGKISAIFGGTEIDLTQADLAENAVLNVEVAFGGVKLLVPPHWELRMGVTNVFAGVEDKRMYPKGTEDTGKVLTITGTVVFGGLEIKSF, from the coding sequence ATGTCAGGAAGAATGAGTAATGCAGATGGTGGTAGGTTTACTACTGGTTTGATTGTGGTTTCTGTTGGTTTAATATTATTGATTCGAAAATTAGGGATTGAAATTCCTGATTGGATTTTTTCTTGGCCAATGATCTTTGTGGCTATTGGTTTGGTAGTTATGGCCAAGCATAATTTTAGAAGTGGATTTGGTGCTTTTATGTTGCTGTTTGGAGGTTTTTTCCTGCTTAAGGATGAGTTACATTTTTTTCCGGTAGGCTTAGGTGCTTTTGTCGTTCCTATTATCCTGATTTTGCTTGGTCTTTTTTTAATGATGACCAGGAAGCAGCCAAAGTTTAATGGTTTTTCTGGGTTTGGATCTGCCAATCAAGAGGACATAAAAGGAAAGGGGAAAGGAGTAGGAGAGACCTTTATGTCGGATTCGAGTTATGACTTCAGAACTGGCTCAAAAAGCTCATATTCTGATGATTTGGATATGTTGAATTCTCAAGCTTTATTTTGCGGTATACAGAAGCGAGTACAATCCAAAAACTTTAAGGGAGGTAAGATTTCTGCTATTTTTGGAGGGACAGAGATTGATCTTACCCAAGCAGATTTGGCTGAAAATGCGGTGTTAAATGTAGAGGTGGCTTTTGGTGGGGTGAAATTATTGGTGCCTCCTCATTGGGAGCTGAGAATGGGGGTGACCAATGTTTTTGCTGGCGTGGAGGATAAGCGAATGTATCCTAAAGGAACAGAGGATACAGGTAAGGTGCTGACCATTACTGGAACGGTAGTTTTTGGAGGGCTAGAGATCAAATCATTCTAA
- the queA gene encoding tRNA preQ1(34) S-adenosylmethionine ribosyltransferase-isomerase QueA: MKLSDFKFEVPKKLISLYPTENRDESRLMVVHKDTGEIEHRIFKDIIEYFDEGDVFVTNNTKVFPARLYGNKEKTGAKIEVFLLRELNQELRLWDVLVDPARKIRVGNKLYFGDSDLVAEVIDNTTSRGRTIRFLFDGTDEEFYKTIDALGETPILKDFIERKVEEEDRERYQTIYAEHVGAVAAPTAGLHFTPHLLKRLEIKGVEVSPITLHIGLGTFRQVDVEDLTKHKMDSENYDIPEKTVGLVNEALDAKKRVVAVGTTSLKTIESSVTANNRLKASSGWTDKFIIPPYEFKIANALITNFHMPESTLLMTTAAFGGYDLIMKAYQEAVKEKYRFFSYGDAMLII, translated from the coding sequence ATGAAATTATCAGATTTCAAATTCGAAGTTCCTAAAAAGCTTATTTCTTTATATCCGACAGAAAACAGGGATGAATCCCGTTTAATGGTAGTCCATAAGGATACCGGCGAAATTGAGCACAGGATTTTCAAGGACATCATTGAATATTTTGACGAAGGCGATGTCTTTGTTACCAATAACACCAAGGTGTTTCCAGCACGTCTTTACGGTAATAAGGAGAAAACCGGAGCCAAAATTGAGGTATTCTTGCTTAGAGAATTAAACCAAGAGCTGAGGCTTTGGGATGTGTTGGTGGATCCGGCCCGTAAAATTCGTGTAGGCAATAAATTATACTTTGGGGATAGTGATTTGGTCGCTGAGGTTATTGATAACACTACCTCCAGAGGACGAACTATCAGGTTTTTATTTGATGGAACTGATGAAGAATTTTATAAGACCATCGATGCACTTGGAGAAACACCAATTCTCAAAGATTTTATAGAAAGAAAGGTAGAAGAGGAAGATAGAGAAAGATATCAGACCATCTATGCAGAACATGTGGGAGCAGTGGCTGCACCAACTGCAGGGCTGCATTTTACTCCGCATTTGTTAAAGCGTTTGGAAATCAAAGGAGTGGAAGTAAGTCCGATTACTTTACATATCGGCTTAGGAACCTTCCGTCAGGTAGATGTGGAAGACCTTACCAAACACAAAATGGATTCTGAGAATTATGATATTCCTGAAAAAACTGTTGGTTTAGTAAACGAAGCGTTGGATGCTAAGAAAAGAGTGGTAGCTGTTGGGACGACTTCCCTGAAGACTATTGAATCTTCGGTTACTGCCAATAACAGATTGAAGGCATCTAGCGGGTGGACAGATAAGTTTATCATTCCACCATATGAGTTTAAAATTGCCAATGCATTGATCACCAACTTCCATATGCCTGAGTCAACCCTTTTAATGACAACGGCTGCATTTGGAGGATATGATTTGATAATGAAGGCCTACCAGGAAGCAGTTAAAGAGAAATACAGGTTCTTCTCCTATGGGGATGCCATGTTGATCATCTAA
- a CDS encoding pyridoxal phosphate-dependent aminotransferase, translating into MRQILLAPGADELNYEIRGIVKKAKVIESLGHEITWENIGDPIQKSNTIPAWMKEIVQELVSDDKTYGYADSKGMLKTREFLAGLNNQRDGVKISAEDILFFNGLGDAIAKLYQFLIPTARIIGPSPAYSTHSSAEAAHANTLPITYKLDPDNNWYPDMDDLYNKVKYNPNIVGLLIINPDNPTGMVYPREVLEKFVEIAREFNLLLIADEIYQNITYNGYEAISLSEVIGDLPGISLKGISKEFPWPGSRCGWMEFYNKDASVEFNKLCNTLENAKMIEVCSTMLPQLAIPRVMSHPEYASYRKEANERIGKRSRIMEEVLSGVPGIKFNKTKGAFYNTIVFDEEMLNEKQYLPVEDERVKGYLDQWLKEDDMPNDKRFVYNLLASEGICVVPVSSFCSNLRGFRVTLLEENEDKFRDTFTRIANSIRFYLKSA; encoded by the coding sequence ATCAGACAAATACTGCTTGCTCCGGGTGCTGATGAGTTAAATTATGAGATCAGGGGTATAGTTAAGAAGGCAAAGGTGATTGAAAGCCTAGGGCATGAAATTACTTGGGAAAATATTGGTGATCCTATTCAGAAAAGCAACACTATTCCTGCTTGGATGAAGGAAATCGTACAGGAATTGGTCAGTGATGACAAGACTTACGGCTATGCTGATTCCAAGGGGATGTTGAAGACGCGTGAGTTTTTGGCCGGCCTTAATAACCAGCGTGATGGCGTGAAGATTTCTGCTGAGGATATTCTTTTTTTCAATGGGCTGGGAGATGCGATAGCAAAACTCTATCAGTTTTTGATTCCTACTGCAAGGATAATTGGTCCTTCTCCGGCCTATTCCACCCATAGTTCTGCTGAGGCAGCTCATGCCAATACTCTTCCGATTACCTATAAATTGGATCCGGATAATAATTGGTATCCGGATATGGATGATCTATATAATAAGGTCAAGTATAATCCGAATATAGTAGGTTTGCTGATTATCAATCCTGATAATCCTACTGGCATGGTGTATCCTCGTGAGGTGTTGGAGAAATTTGTGGAAATTGCCAGGGAATTTAACCTGCTTTTGATAGCTGATGAAATTTATCAGAATATTACCTATAATGGTTATGAAGCCATTTCATTGTCAGAGGTGATCGGAGACCTACCAGGGATTTCCCTAAAAGGGATCAGTAAGGAATTTCCGTGGCCAGGATCAAGATGCGGCTGGATGGAGTTCTATAATAAAGATGCTTCGGTGGAATTTAATAAACTGTGCAATACTTTGGAAAATGCCAAAATGATCGAGGTGTGTTCGACCATGCTTCCTCAATTGGCCATACCAAGAGTGATGAGCCATCCTGAATATGCCTCTTACCGCAAAGAAGCCAATGAAAGGATTGGTAAGCGAAGTAGGATAATGGAAGAGGTATTGTCAGGCGTTCCCGGAATTAAGTTTAATAAGACTAAAGGAGCCTTCTATAATACCATTGTTTTTGACGAGGAGATGCTCAATGAAAAACAGTATCTGCCTGTAGAAGATGAGAGGGTGAAAGGTTATCTAGACCAGTGGCTAAAAGAGGATGATATGCCAAATGATAAACGATTTGTTTATAACTTATTGGCTTCCGAAGGTATCTGTGTAGTTCCAGTAAGTTCTTTTTGCTCTAATCTCAGGGGCTTTAGAGTGACCCTTTTGGAGGAGAATGAAGATAAATTCAGGGATACCTTTACAAGAATTGCCAATAGTATTCGCTTTTATCTAAAATCAGCTTGA
- a CDS encoding 2-C-methyl-D-erythritol 4-phosphate cytidylyltransferase: MKKAAIIVAGGKGARMGASIPKQYLEIGGLPVLMHTLKVFFDFDPEMKLVLVIPETDFEFWKALCEKFDFKVPHDLVPGGKSRFQSVKNGLGSIGWGEGLVAIHDGVRPFVKEEVIRNSFQEAAKNGSGIAVVPLKDSIRKLTDSNESFFQEREYFRLVQTPQTFDLAKIKQAFDVTELRHFTDDATVYEHQGWQVSLVAGNLENIKITTPEDMDYANYLIEKHKD, translated from the coding sequence ATGAAAAAAGCAGCCATTATAGTAGCAGGAGGAAAAGGAGCCAGAATGGGGGCGTCTATTCCAAAGCAGTATTTGGAAATTGGAGGTCTGCCGGTCCTCATGCATACATTGAAGGTGTTTTTTGATTTTGATCCCGAAATGAAGTTGGTTTTGGTAATTCCTGAGACGGATTTTGAGTTTTGGAAAGCCCTGTGTGAAAAGTTTGATTTTAAGGTACCCCATGATTTGGTTCCTGGAGGAAAGTCGAGGTTCCAATCTGTGAAAAATGGATTAGGAAGTATAGGCTGGGGCGAAGGTTTGGTGGCTATTCATGATGGGGTGAGGCCTTTTGTAAAGGAAGAGGTGATCAGGAATTCATTTCAAGAAGCAGCTAAAAATGGTAGTGGGATTGCAGTGGTTCCATTGAAAGACTCTATCAGGAAATTGACAGACAGTAATGAATCTTTTTTTCAGGAAAGAGAGTATTTTAGATTGGTTCAAACTCCTCAGACCTTTGATTTGGCCAAAATTAAGCAGGCTTTTGATGTTACGGAGTTAAGACATTTTACAGATGATGCAACGGTGTATGAGCATCAGGGATGGCAGGTGAGTTTGGTTGCTGGAAATCTAGAAAACATTAAGATTACTACCCCAGAGGATATGGATTATGCCAATTATTTGATCGAGAAACATAAGGATTGA
- a CDS encoding DUF349 domain-containing protein, which translates to MEHPYGYIKDSKVYLKGFLNQEDRVIGEVKESEASTIKYFEDRFVLAEKKVADLKKDIEENQNKGSFLMKLIHLREALMNYDALGNFVPLIEELDQLEEYLNEIIHANRDRNLEIKKELIKEAEGIKDSTDWKETSEKFKDLKMRWIKTGPVAPELKEEIENAFQSCADEFFDNRKNYFEGLALQADENIKVYEALVVQAREAFAMHDAKQAFEISKKIQKQWKESGKVPAERRQPLWDEFSKLNNRIFSRFKRTMQNDRAPRLRPFEVVKKIEKLAEEMSYLAQGDSTPEKISKAKRLQAEWKALPPKKPREAQQYSRLFVFFTDVVFEKSFLNKLARSKYDNFHDLSDREKNQIKSNIIKDLIGRDEKELSTVKENAEKFHSHESDFETMLYRKLGAYKRKLDVKNHILKELSNKN; encoded by the coding sequence ATGGAGCATCCATACGGATACATTAAAGACAGCAAAGTTTATCTAAAGGGTTTTTTGAATCAGGAAGACAGAGTGATCGGTGAAGTCAAAGAAAGTGAAGCTTCCACCATCAAATATTTTGAAGACCGCTTTGTCCTTGCTGAAAAGAAGGTCGCTGATCTCAAAAAGGATATAGAAGAAAACCAAAACAAGGGTTCTTTTCTTATGAAACTCATCCACTTGAGAGAAGCCCTGATGAATTATGATGCCCTTGGAAATTTTGTCCCGCTAATTGAAGAATTAGATCAATTAGAAGAATACCTCAATGAAATCATCCATGCCAACAGAGACAGAAATCTAGAGATCAAGAAAGAACTCATCAAAGAAGCTGAAGGGATAAAAGACAGTACTGACTGGAAGGAGACCTCAGAAAAATTCAAGGACTTAAAAATGCGGTGGATAAAAACCGGACCTGTAGCCCCTGAATTAAAAGAAGAAATTGAAAATGCCTTCCAAAGCTGTGCTGATGAATTTTTCGATAATAGGAAAAACTATTTTGAAGGATTGGCCTTGCAAGCAGATGAAAACATCAAGGTTTACGAAGCATTGGTAGTACAAGCAAGGGAAGCCTTTGCCATGCATGATGCCAAACAAGCTTTTGAAATCAGCAAAAAAATCCAAAAACAATGGAAAGAATCTGGCAAAGTCCCCGCCGAGAGAAGACAGCCCCTATGGGATGAATTTTCAAAATTGAACAACAGGATCTTTAGTCGTTTTAAAAGAACCATGCAAAACGACAGGGCGCCGAGACTGAGACCATTTGAAGTGGTCAAGAAAATCGAAAAGCTCGCTGAAGAAATGAGCTATCTTGCTCAGGGGGATTCTACTCCGGAAAAAATATCCAAAGCAAAAAGATTACAGGCGGAATGGAAAGCACTACCTCCTAAAAAACCAAGGGAGGCACAACAATATTCACGTTTATTCGTCTTCTTTACTGATGTGGTCTTTGAAAAATCTTTCCTAAACAAATTAGCCAGATCTAAGTATGATAACTTCCACGATCTAAGCGACAGGGAAAAGAATCAAATCAAATCAAATATCATCAAAGACTTGATTGGACGTGATGAAAAGGAATTAAGTACTGTAAAAGAAAATGCTGAGAAATTCCACTCTCACGAAAGTGACTTTGAGACAATGCTGTACAGAAAACTCGGCGCATACAAAAGGAAACTAGATGTTAAAAACCATATCTTAAAAGAACTTTCAAACAAAAATTAA
- a CDS encoding sensor histidine kinase — MIGKILTSSQYGWLKLLPLFLFFLGGGAFLLHYYGEGISLALMDSGLFTVLLFVGFLLLENVFKYYKPQQENLWLALLLPLMIASLVVVTGRFLLPFLMDDTLFIKASMMIRGALILLIFMGYVLVLIVNGKLEDQLEIRNREELIGKMAKEAELFHLRQQLQPHFLFNSLNSISALVKRQPEKAREMILQLSTFLRGTIRENENEWVSVADEAASLQLFLAIERVRFGHRLEVDFEVEENCLSYKLPPLLLQPLLENAVKHGLYGLIEKVVVKLSMRKVGNYLEVEILNPFDPESISEKGTGFGLESVKRRLYLFFGRNDLLTFVRSNNIFHVKLRIPLLS; from the coding sequence ATGATCGGTAAGATTTTAACTTCCTCGCAGTATGGATGGCTAAAGCTCCTGCCCTTGTTCTTGTTTTTTTTGGGGGGAGGAGCTTTTTTGCTCCATTATTATGGGGAAGGAATTTCTTTGGCTTTGATGGACAGCGGATTATTCACTGTTTTATTATTTGTTGGTTTTTTACTTCTAGAGAATGTTTTTAAATATTATAAACCTCAGCAAGAGAATCTATGGTTGGCATTGTTGCTTCCTTTGATGATAGCTTCTTTAGTGGTTGTGACAGGGCGGTTTTTGTTGCCTTTTTTGATGGATGATACGTTATTTATTAAAGCGTCTATGATGATTCGGGGGGCTTTGATCTTATTGATTTTTATGGGCTATGTTTTGGTCTTAATTGTTAATGGTAAATTGGAGGATCAGTTAGAGATTAGAAATCGAGAGGAGCTGATCGGCAAGATGGCTAAGGAAGCGGAACTTTTTCATCTTAGACAGCAGTTACAGCCTCATTTTCTTTTCAATAGCCTAAATTCCATTAGTGCCTTAGTGAAAAGACAGCCTGAAAAGGCGAGGGAAATGATTCTGCAGCTTTCTACGTTTTTGAGGGGAACAATTAGGGAAAATGAAAACGAATGGGTGAGTGTTGCTGATGAAGCGGCTTCTTTGCAGCTTTTTCTGGCTATAGAAAGAGTTAGGTTCGGGCATAGGTTGGAAGTAGATTTTGAGGTGGAGGAAAACTGTTTAAGTTATAAATTGCCGCCTTTGCTTTTGCAGCCTTTATTGGAGAATGCGGTTAAGCATGGATTGTATGGGTTGATAGAGAAAGTGGTGGTTAAGTTAAGTATGCGGAAAGTAGGCAACTATTTGGAGGTGGAAATTTTAAATCCATTTGATCCGGAATCGATCAGTGAGAAAGGTACTGGTTTTGGATTGGAGTCTGTAAAGCGTAGGCTTTATTTGTTTTTTGGAAGGAATGATCTTTTGACTTTTGTCAGATCCAATAATATATTTCATGTAAAATTAAGAATTCCCCTATTATCATGA
- a CDS encoding LytR/AlgR family response regulator transcription factor: MIKTIIIDDEPLAAQLLEEYLEDFTDFQVVEVCSDGFRGIKAIQAHEPDIVFLDVQMPRINGFEMLELLDHAPAVIFTTAYDEFAMRAFDAQALDYLLKPFSKERFAQAVNKFLVMGKQRYSGNWNANDIWQGYAHRIVVKERGEIRIIPVDKVAYLEANDDYVNIFFDGKRYMKNKPLKYFEEALDPKVFVRVHRSYIVRVAEIAKIETYEKDGQVLRLRDDDSIPVSKNGMVKLKKVLGI, from the coding sequence ATGATTAAGACTATAATCATAGACGATGAACCTTTGGCTGCTCAGCTATTAGAAGAATATTTGGAAGATTTTACTGATTTTCAAGTAGTGGAAGTATGTTCTGATGGTTTTCGGGGAATTAAAGCTATACAGGCTCATGAACCTGATATAGTATTCTTGGATGTTCAAATGCCAAGGATCAATGGTTTTGAAATGTTGGAACTATTAGATCATGCACCTGCTGTGATTTTTACTACGGCCTATGATGAATTTGCTATGAGGGCCTTTGATGCTCAGGCGCTTGATTATCTTTTAAAGCCCTTTTCAAAGGAGCGGTTTGCTCAAGCTGTCAATAAGTTTCTTGTAATGGGGAAACAAAGGTATTCTGGTAATTGGAATGCTAATGATATATGGCAAGGGTATGCCCATAGAATTGTGGTTAAGGAAAGGGGGGAGATACGGATTATTCCAGTAGATAAAGTGGCTTACCTAGAAGCGAATGATGATTATGTCAATATTTTTTTTGATGGAAAAAGATACATGAAGAATAAGCCCTTGAAATATTTCGAAGAAGCGTTAGATCCAAAGGTGTTTGTCCGGGTGCATCGCTCTTATATTGTAAGGGTAGCAGAAATTGCTAAAATAGAAACTTATGAAAAAGACGGGCAAGTATTAAGGTTGAGAGACGACGATTCCATTCCAGTTAGCAAAAACGGGATGGTGAAATTAAAGAAAGTTCTGGGGATATGA
- a CDS encoding ABC transporter permease: protein MIVFRLIWESFRFAIQALKSNLTRTVLSLLGVTIGIFAIIAVFTLVDSLEKNIKSSFSFLGTNVLRVDRFPFAAGGGEYPWWKYFRRPPGNYSEFVFLKERLMNAEAITISASSSTTIKRKSSSFQGANLQGVVYDHQNVYDIPVVEGRYFTEMEITAARNVTVIGAKIVDALFQGQNIIGQEIKIKGEKFTVIGILEEEGEGLFDLPSKDDACLVPYGAFGKMFYLGRWGVEPTIAAKGFDSDGDLVSLENEMTGLLRAKRGLKPVEENDFALNKSEFIQNAIGAIFDVISIAGAVIGGFSILVGGFGIANIMFVSVRERTNIIGIQKSLGAKNYFILLQFLFEATFLSLFGGLAGLILVFGITFVPLGSLEVFLSAKNIILGLGLSSTIGMLSGSIPAAMAARMDPVEAIRTN, encoded by the coding sequence GTGATAGTTTTTCGACTTATTTGGGAGAGTTTCAGGTTTGCTATCCAAGCCTTAAAATCGAATTTAACCCGCACTGTACTGTCCCTTTTAGGGGTTACAATAGGCATTTTCGCCATTATTGCAGTTTTCACCTTAGTGGACTCCCTTGAAAAAAACATCAAATCAAGTTTTTCATTTTTAGGAACAAATGTCTTAAGGGTAGACCGGTTTCCATTTGCCGCTGGGGGTGGAGAATACCCCTGGTGGAAATATTTCAGGAGACCGCCAGGCAACTATTCTGAATTTGTATTTCTGAAAGAAAGACTTATGAATGCAGAAGCAATTACCATTTCAGCTTCTTCCAGCACCACCATCAAAAGAAAAAGCAGTTCCTTTCAGGGAGCAAACCTCCAAGGTGTAGTTTACGACCATCAAAACGTATATGATATTCCTGTCGTAGAAGGCCGGTATTTTACAGAAATGGAGATCACTGCTGCAAGAAACGTAACAGTCATCGGAGCCAAAATAGTCGACGCACTCTTTCAGGGGCAGAACATCATTGGGCAAGAAATAAAAATCAAGGGGGAAAAATTTACCGTAATCGGGATTCTGGAAGAAGAAGGTGAAGGGTTATTTGACCTCCCTTCAAAAGACGATGCCTGTCTTGTTCCCTATGGGGCTTTTGGAAAAATGTTCTACCTAGGCCGCTGGGGCGTAGAACCAACCATCGCAGCTAAAGGATTTGACAGCGACGGGGACCTGGTTTCATTGGAAAATGAAATGACAGGCTTATTAAGAGCTAAGAGAGGCCTGAAACCCGTAGAAGAAAACGATTTTGCTTTAAACAAATCAGAATTTATTCAAAATGCTATTGGGGCCATATTTGACGTGATCAGCATCGCTGGCGCGGTAATAGGAGGATTCTCCATTTTGGTCGGAGGATTTGGAATAGCCAATATCATGTTTGTATCTGTCAGAGAACGGACCAATATCATAGGAATCCAAAAATCATTGGGAGCAAAAAATTACTTCATCCTTTTACAGTTTTTATTCGAAGCCACTTTTTTGAGCTTGTTTGGAGGTTTGGCAGGATTAATCTTGGTATTTGGCATCACCTTCGTTCCCTTGGGATCACTGGAAGTATTCCTATCAGCCAAAAACATCATTTTAGGCCTTGGACTTTCTTCAACCATAGGCATGCTTTCCGGATCAATCCCAGCAGCAATGGCCGCCAGAATGGACCCTGTAGAAGCTATCCGCACAAATTAG